The following coding sequences are from one Yoonia sp. GPGPB17 window:
- a CDS encoding signal transduction protein has translation MKKIFLITTMLSVMATIAVSQETETTPGRDLAETVFGSIEEHPNGIIDSGEFVNFEDTIFVSMDSDENLSLDFEEFTVFDFGFIQFADEANQKRAYETAQRIHFAFWDRDGDGTIGRREYHQSMIADFRRADLDGDALLTRDEFLSGYVVNIAYRAAITGQ, from the coding sequence ATGAAAAAAATCTTTCTCATCACGACAATGCTCTCTGTGATGGCCACAATAGCGGTCAGTCAAGAAACAGAAACCACGCCTGGTCGTGACCTTGCGGAAACAGTCTTTGGGTCCATCGAGGAACACCCTAACGGCATCATAGACTCGGGAGAGTTTGTGAACTTCGAAGACACGATTTTTGTATCAATGGACAGCGATGAAAATCTGTCGCTTGACTTTGAAGAATTTACTGTTTTTGATTTTGGTTTCATCCAGTTCGCAGACGAAGCGAATCAGAAGCGCGCCTATGAGACCGCCCAAAGAATACATTTTGCGTTTTGGGATCGAGACGGCGATGGCACGATCGGTCGCAGGGAATACCACCAGTCAATGATCGCTGATTTTCGCCGCGCCGACCTTGATGGTGACGCATTACTGACCCGAGACGAGTTTCTCTCCGGCTATGTCGTGAACATTGCATACCGCGCCGCGATCACCGGTCAATAA
- a CDS encoding ferredoxin reductase family protein, which translates to MHTAPRSPVNKTKDQKGVLGVLKQQGVYLISGLIALFVLLHLGFAPDGHGLRTTGTTLLGGIAFLLMTSSVVLSTRLEVFEDLFGGLDRMYQVHRVAGVFAALFALVHFFGVPKDLPEGADIVANLTFPSANLGMLALIVLVIGLFVALNRKIRYSRWRPTHKSMALVYVLVIGHFMSAPGIFFQQVSPSGFLLIVAAVIGVISLIYSIFGMNRRTALPFKITAVNALERATEVVMEPVGKMLDFKPGQFAFVEVQGSNWNEPHPFTISSSPDENQLRFTMKVLGDWTRKVREDLRPGGDVLVRGPYGRFDATIAGPKQVWVAGGIGLTPFLSKMRAMPKDDSRDIHLIYAAREEPDALFLDELKDRAKELGNVKVIPLFSERGEFARVDKMKENLPDDFAQYEFFLCGPKPMIDGISNDLKKAGVSRNRIHTEAFEFR; encoded by the coding sequence TTGCATACCGCGCCGCGATCACCGGTCAATAAGACAAAGGACCAAAAGGGGGTATTGGGAGTGTTGAAACAACAAGGCGTGTATTTGATATCGGGGCTGATAGCCCTCTTCGTCCTTCTTCATCTTGGCTTTGCGCCAGATGGTCATGGGCTACGCACAACGGGAACCACGTTGTTGGGCGGGATTGCGTTTCTCTTGATGACGTCTTCGGTGGTGCTATCTACCAGGCTTGAGGTCTTCGAGGATTTGTTCGGCGGTTTGGATCGCATGTATCAGGTGCACCGTGTCGCAGGTGTCTTTGCTGCACTGTTTGCCCTCGTACATTTCTTTGGGGTGCCGAAGGACCTGCCGGAAGGTGCCGACATTGTGGCGAACCTGACCTTCCCTTCGGCAAACCTCGGGATGCTAGCTTTGATCGTGCTGGTGATTGGTTTGTTTGTCGCGCTCAACCGAAAAATCCGGTATTCACGCTGGCGACCGACCCACAAGTCTATGGCATTGGTTTACGTCCTTGTCATAGGTCACTTCATGTCGGCACCGGGCATCTTCTTTCAGCAAGTTAGCCCGTCTGGCTTCCTGCTGATCGTGGCCGCGGTCATCGGCGTAATTTCCTTGATTTATTCGATTTTTGGAATGAACCGGCGCACCGCACTTCCCTTTAAGATTACAGCGGTAAATGCACTGGAAAGAGCGACCGAAGTGGTGATGGAACCCGTAGGAAAAATGCTCGATTTCAAACCGGGACAGTTTGCCTTCGTGGAAGTGCAAGGCTCGAATTGGAACGAACCACATCCGTTCACGATCTCAAGTTCGCCCGACGAAAATCAATTACGGTTCACGATGAAGGTTCTAGGTGACTGGACCCGAAAAGTTCGAGAAGACTTAAGGCCTGGCGGAGACGTACTTGTGCGTGGACCATATGGTCGTTTCGATGCGACGATTGCGGGACCAAAACAGGTGTGGGTAGCTGGAGGTATTGGTCTGACCCCGTTTTTGTCGAAGATGCGTGCGATGCCCAAAGACGACTCTCGTGACATTCACTTGATCTATGCCGCCCGTGAAGAACCAGACGCATTGTTTCTTGATGAGCTGAAAGACCGCGCCAAAGAGTTGGGCAATGTCAAAGTGATACCGCTCTTTTCTGAACGTGGGGAGTTTGCGCGTGTCGATAAGATGAAGGAAAACCTGCCTGATGACTTCGCGCAATATGAGTTCTTCTT